The Raphanus sativus cultivar WK10039 chromosome 2, ASM80110v3, whole genome shotgun sequence DNA segment TCTCTCTTTCTCATTCCTCACCTTTCAAGTTGTTCAACTTTTTTTCTCCAAACTTATTACTTCATTTTCAATCTTTATCACATCGTGGGGGCAAAAACACAAAGTGGAATAGTACACCGATGTGAAATTTACATGTCACATAACCACTACCTCTTGGACATCTAATTGATTTTGAAGTCTAGAAACCATAGACCTATGAAAATAATAGAGAAATAGAGTTTGCTTATGCCGTTAGCACCACACAACACAACCCAATGGTAGTAGTAGTatcagtaaaatattaaaattaactcCTCCCATTGTCTATAAATTCAAGCATCTCCTCCTTTCATATTTCCAATAAAAACCCAccaacgtctctctctctctctctctctctctcttctctctcaaaaGCATTTCCCTCCCAAATCTcaagaacttaaaaaaaaaatcgaaacttttctCTACTCTGTTTCTACAAAACAGAGCAAAAGTAAGAGATGAAGATGAGTGATTACTGGACGACAATGGCTTCTCTAGTCGGCATGTTAGCCTTCTGCCAAACAATCCTCCAGCTCGTCTTCCCACCGGAGCTCCGCCTCGCCTTCGTCCACCTCCTGACACGTATGCGCCACGTGTTCTCCTCCCACACCTACTTCGACATAACGGAGATAGACGGCGTCAACACCAACGAGCTCTACAACGCCGTCAGCCTCTATCTCAGCTCCTCCGTCACCGTCAACGGCTCCGTCTCCTCCGCCGCCGGCAACAACAGCAACACGCGCCTCAGCCTCACGCGCGTCCCCAACTCGAGCTCCGTCACCTTCGGCCTCTCGAACAACGACAGGATCACCGACGTCTTCGACGGCGCCACCGTGCTCTGGGAGCACGTCGTGGTCCAGCGCCAGGTCCAGAGCTTCTCGTGGAGACCAATGCCGGAGGAGAAGCGAGGGTTCACGCTGCAGATCAGCAAGAGAGACAGAGCCCTCGTCCTGGACCATTACCTCGACCACATCGTCGGAAAAGCCGAGGAGATTCGCCGGAGGAGCGAGGAGAGGCTGCTCTACACGAACTCAAGAGGCGTCTCCTTGGACGCGAGGAGCCACCCGTGGGACTCGGTGAGGTTCAAGCACCCGAGCACGTTCGAGACGCTGGCGATGGACCcggagaggaagaggaggatcATGGAGGATCTGAGAGAGTTCGCGAACGGACAAGGGTTTTATCAGAAGACCGGGAGGGCTTGGAAGAGAGGGTACTTGCTGTACGGACCGCCCGGGACGGGGAAGTCTAGTTTGATCGCTGCCATGGCGAACTATCTTGGGTACGATATTTACGATCTCGAGCTTACTGAGGTTCAGAATAATTCGGAGTTGAGGAAGCTGTTGATGAAGACTAGCTCTAAGTCGATAATTGTTATAGAGGATATCGACTGTTCGATTAGTCTGACGAAGAGAGATAAGgttaagaagaagaataagagtaACAACGGGTGTTATGATCCGGATTTGACTAGCTGCGGGTCGGGTTTGATGGACGAACCGGGAAGCTCGGTGACGCTCTCGGGTTTGTTGAATTTTACTGATGGGCTTTGGTCTTGTTGCGGGAGCGAGAGGATCTTTGTGTTTACTACTAATCATATTGAGAAGTTGGACTCGGCTCTGTTGAGGAGTGGGAGGATGGATATGCATATTCACATGGGGTTTTGTAGGTTTCAAGCGTTGAAGATTCTGTTGAAGAATTATTTGAGGATGGAGGAAGGTGATGTGGATGGTGTTGTtttgaaggagatggaggagtgTGTGGAGGAGGCGGAGATTACTCCGGCTGATGTTAGTGAGGTGTTGATTAGGAACAGGAGCGATGCGGAGAAGGCGGTGAGGGAGCTTGTGTGTGTGTTGAAGGAGAGAGTtgtgaggaggaggaagagtggtggagtgaagaagaagaaagaggaaggagaagatgaagaagaagaagaagcagaggaagaacaagagaagagGGCTTTGGATAGTCCCAATAGAAACAGAGAGTTCTTTGggtttgaaaatgaaaaagatgAAGTTGAAGAGAAGTGAAGGAGAAGAGACTGTAGTAGTCACTGTAGGATCATTGTCTAATGGttcatgtgtttttttaaattaaggTTGGTTTTTATTCTGTTTCATTTGTTCAGTTAAAATGTTATAACTTATGATTGTTATAATCAATCATATAATATAAGGTTTATTCATTTTGGTGATAATCACAGTCAAAACCCAATCTAGTGAAACATCCAAACCACATGAAGGGTTGACTTGAGTTTAATTGAGTCACTAAAGGGTCAACCAGTCAAGCCAACCACTTGTTCTACGTGTTTTCTTCTTGGAGTAAGGAATATAAAAAGGACAAATCATAATCACATAGTACATTGTTTATCCATTTTGGTGAAACTGAAGTAGTGAAACCTCCATACCAAATGGGGTTTTACATCCACTGATGAAGTGTAAATATTGGAATAATGTTATTTATGCGCACTAGGTTGGATTGAATCAGACGAGGATCAACAGATGATGAGCTCAAAGATGTTGAGCAGATGGAGGTTGTTTGGATACGCAAAATAAATATGAGGACGTGGCTGTGACAATTAAGGAAAGGATTAAAAAGATCCTCGAGTATAAAAGACAAGAGACAGGGACGAGATTAGATCAGCTAGCTAAACACGTGAATACTAGAGCTCAAGGAAGAGATAAATTTGAAACGCATAGCTTCAATGATGCTCAAGACAAGACAAAAACAACTGTTATATTATAGTCCATAGACTAGTGACAAATGAAATAGTTAACTAAATAAAGATCTTCCCCTTGCTATAATCTTGAATATAGCTAAAACCAATGACAAAATCTGTATAGAAGAGGGGATTTGAAGATACAGTTTTTAACAagtaaaacaataaaaactagACAACGGAGACCAAACCAGTTACCCAAGTGTAATTGTAAATCAATTTCGGGGATGTAAATATTGGATGGACCAAGTTCAAAAAGGCCTGGGCCTTGTAACCGAAAACCTCAATTTGAAACATCAATTCATGTCTACATTGGAGTAGGAACCGGTTGTTCTTTGTTCACACAATTGCAATCGTATCATAgtgattaaaaaaattcaattaatgattttttaactTACTGATATTATTAATGTCAATAAATTAGTTGAAAATTTGCCATTACTTTGGTTAGACATGCCACCCTCCATGACATAAATCACCCATTGAGTTAATTGATTTTTCGAAAAGATGTCTCAGAATGCGTCATTagcatctaatctattaatttagggttctatttttatctactattaacaagtcatagtaggaccacttaaagaattagtcaatatgacatatttgattatttgtattaacaataaaccaactataaatatattaataataaaccaactataaatttgattttttaactataataaaatctgttgagaaagaatctaacaaaatcttagtttaaaatttaaatattttttttataaataacacattaatatatttcgaaattagtaatataatattattataagtaaatttaactaaaacttattataaaaaagaaaataaaaaattctttatactaacttttttatagattctatgatANNNNNNNNNNNNNNNNNNNNNNNNNNNNNNNNNNNNNNNNNNNNNNNNNNNNNNNNNNNNNNNNNNNNNNNNNNNNNNNNNNNNNNNNNNNNNNNNNNNNatccgcacgaacgtgcgggttaaaatctagtttgaCTCTTGTAAATAATTCCATTAGAGCTGAGTTGGCTAGCGATGGATGTTTGTTGAGGGACAAGTGGGTGGGCCCACAAACCAACATCCACCTTGATGTTTTCTCAATATCTAACGCTAAGGTATAAATCCAGTACGGGTAAGACCATAGTAACTTACGCTGCCTTCCAATTAAAAACAAGCCATTATGAAACATTGTTAAGAGAAGCGAAAAAGAACACAGAGAAAGctggaaaattaaaaaaaaaaaatcccttcTTTCCtgcagaagagaagagagaatcTATCGATAGGTTTTGTTGAATCTTGTTAATTAGTGAAGATGATGGTAGCAGCTATTAACAGCTTCGATCTTTGGCAAAAGGATGTTTTTTTCTCAGCAGCAGAGGAGGTTCAAGAATCTGCCGATACGTAATGTCCCTTTTCCTTTTTGAATCTCATGTTGCTTTAAGGTTTGTATGTGATGTTGAAAGTCTTAGTCTTTTATAGGGTTTCTTTTAGACTTGTAATTGTGAATTTGGTTTGGTTGTAACATATGATCAAAGGTCACAACTTTATGTGTTGTTAATTTGATTTATTAGCAAATAGGTGAAGAAGGTATTGAGTTAATATCAAGtttcaattttgtgttttttttgtatttccaGAATGGAATCTGCGTATAGGGTTTGGATTAAAGAGAAGAGACAAGGTCGATCAGACCAGCTCTGCATTGAACTTCAAGCTGCTTTGAGCACTGCTAAATGGCAGGTTCGGATCCCATACACCTTCTTTCTTCACACACAAAAACATGCTCCTTTTTTGTTCATTTATTCAAATGTTGTGTAACATTGAATCATCATCAGCTGGAAGAGTTTGAGAGGGCAGTGAGGTTGAGCCACCGTGGACATTGCCGAGACGACACTACCTTGACTCGGCATAAACAGTTTGTCACCGCTATCGAGAACCAGATTCACCGAGTGCAGTCCTCACTGCAAGAGGCTTTGACCGAGAACGGGAAACCGCCTCTGCGTTTGGTTGATCTCAACAAGGAAGAGCGTGATGACCTCGCCATGTTTCTCTCTGGCTCTTCTTCTCTGACCTCGGAGAGTTTCAGCAGTGGAAGAAGAAGCACCAACTTGAGAGACTCCTCGACGAGCTCCTTGGCTGAAAACACGCGTGGGAGAAGAGAGACTAGCTGTGTGATA contains these protein-coding regions:
- the LOC108828834 gene encoding AAA-ATPase At4g30250, with the translated sequence MKMSDYWTTMASLVGMLAFCQTILQLVFPPELRLAFVHLLTRMRHVFSSHTYFDITEIDGVNTNELYNAVSLYLSSSVTVNGSVSSAAGNNSNTRLSLTRVPNSSSVTFGLSNNDRITDVFDGATVLWEHVVVQRQVQSFSWRPMPEEKRGFTLQISKRDRALVLDHYLDHIVGKAEEIRRRSEERLLYTNSRGVSLDARSHPWDSVRFKHPSTFETLAMDPERKRRIMEDLREFANGQGFYQKTGRAWKRGYLLYGPPGTGKSSLIAAMANYLGYDIYDLELTEVQNNSELRKLLMKTSSKSIIVIEDIDCSISLTKRDKVKKKNKSNNGCYDPDLTSCGSGLMDEPGSSVTLSGLLNFTDGLWSCCGSERIFVFTTNHIEKLDSALLRSGRMDMHIHMGFCRFQALKILLKNYLRMEEGDVDGVVLKEMEECVEEAEITPADVSEVLIRNRSDAEKAVRELVCVLKERVVRRRKSGGVKKKKEEGEDEEEEEAEEEQEKRALDSPNRNREFFGFENEKDEVEEK
- the LOC108825586 gene encoding uncharacterized protein LOC108825586 — encoded protein: MMVAAINSFDLWQKDVFFSAAEEVQESADTMESAYRVWIKEKRQGRSDQLCIELQAALSTAKWQLEEFERAVRLSHRGHCRDDTTLTRHKQFVTAIENQIHRVQSSLQEALTENGKPPLRLVDLNKEERDDLAMFLSGSSSLTSESFSSGRRSTNLRDSSTSSLAENTRGRRETSCVIDIVDEGGSPESADAVIRVQQGGDRRSGTRRTWM